Proteins from one Candidatus Margulisiibacteriota bacterium genomic window:
- a CDS encoding NifB/NifX family molybdenum-iron cluster-binding protein: MKICVTANGDNLDAAVDQRFGRSPYFIVVDPESLGFKAIANPNVEASGGAGIQSAQLIASEGAAVVATGNVGPNAYQTLSALKVKVLTGVTGTVNQAIADFKAGKLKEQTGPSVSGHFGQGESQ; encoded by the coding sequence ATGAAAATATGCGTAACGGCAAACGGGGATAATCTTGACGCGGCGGTTGATCAGCGATTTGGGCGATCTCCTTACTTTATAGTGGTTGATCCGGAAAGTTTAGGGTTTAAAGCGATTGCTAATCCGAATGTCGAAGCTTCCGGCGGTGCCGGGATACAGTCTGCCCAGCTTATAGCGAGCGAGGGAGCGGCGGTGGTGGCGACCGGAAATGTTGGGCCGAACGCGTATCAAACGCTCTCTGCCTTGAAGGTTAAAGTTTTGACAGGAGTGACCGGCACCGTAAACCAGGCGATCGCTGATTTTAAAGCCGGAAAGCTAAAGGAACAGACGGGGCCGTCGGTCTCGGGCCATTTTGGCCAGGGAGAGTCTCAATGA
- the lepA gene encoding translation elongation factor 4, with protein sequence MLSKIRNFSIIAHIDHGKSTLADRLLEFTGTIHKRDMKAQILDSMDLERERGITIKAQAIRMNYKGYIINLIDTPGHVDFSYEVSRSLAACEGALLLIDASQGIEAQTLANANLATQAKLKIIPVINKIDLPAAEPDKIIEEIENIFAISRDEVILASAKEGIGISDILDAVIERVPPPTGDQNAPLQALIFDSHYDSFRGVIAYIRIVNGSLRQGQKIAMMGAGGEFEVQEVGTLKLGLVPLKELSAGEVGYIVANIKDVKECRVGDTITNAVNPAPHMLPGYVQIKPMVFCGFYPLAGEDYENLKDAVGKLQLNDAALFFEPETSAALGYGLRCGFLGLLHLEIIQERLEREFNLNIIATAPNVVYKVNLLNKEPRYVDNPSLMPPVGEIESVEEPYLKLTIFTPSDYVGSVMDLAIDKRATFINMEYLDPKRVMLTFEMPLSEIISEFHDQLKSVTRGYASMDYELIGYKVSDLVKLDILLNGEPVDALSIIVHREKAYYKGKKLVEKLKEVIPRHQFQIPIQASIGAKVIARENISAMGKNVLAKCYGGDITRKRKLLEKQKEGKKRMKRVGRVDLPQEAFLAVLRIGT encoded by the coding sequence ATGCTCTCAAAGATCCGTAACTTCTCAATAATCGCCCACATCGACCACGGCAAGTCGACCCTGGCCGACCGTTTGCTCGAGTTCACCGGCACGATCCACAAACGGGACATGAAAGCCCAGATCCTTGATTCCATGGACCTGGAGCGGGAACGCGGGATCACTATCAAGGCCCAGGCGATTCGGATGAACTATAAAGGGTATATCATTAATTTGATCGACACGCCAGGGCATGTTGATTTTTCCTATGAGGTCTCACGCTCGCTTGCCGCCTGCGAAGGGGCGCTCCTGCTGATCGACGCTTCCCAGGGGATCGAAGCCCAGACCCTGGCGAACGCCAACCTGGCCACGCAAGCCAAGCTCAAGATCATTCCGGTCATCAATAAGATCGACCTCCCGGCGGCGGAACCGGACAAGATCATAGAAGAGATCGAGAATATTTTTGCCATCAGCCGGGACGAAGTGATCCTCGCTTCCGCCAAGGAAGGGATCGGCATCAGCGATATTCTTGACGCGGTCATTGAGCGGGTCCCCCCTCCAACCGGCGACCAAAACGCCCCCCTGCAGGCGCTGATCTTTGATTCGCACTACGACTCCTTCCGCGGGGTTATTGCCTATATCAGGATCGTCAACGGGAGCCTCAGGCAGGGCCAAAAGATCGCTATGATGGGGGCCGGCGGGGAATTCGAGGTCCAGGAAGTCGGGACCTTAAAACTTGGCCTGGTCCCCCTGAAAGAATTAAGCGCCGGAGAAGTCGGTTATATTGTCGCGAACATTAAAGATGTCAAAGAATGCCGGGTCGGCGACACCATCACTAACGCGGTGAATCCTGCCCCCCACATGCTCCCCGGTTACGTGCAGATCAAGCCGATGGTCTTTTGCGGTTTTTATCCGCTGGCCGGCGAAGATTATGAAAATCTCAAAGACGCGGTCGGCAAGCTCCAGCTCAACGACGCCGCCCTCTTTTTTGAACCGGAAACCTCCGCCGCCCTTGGCTATGGCCTGCGCTGCGGATTCCTGGGCCTACTCCATCTGGAGATCATCCAGGAGCGGCTGGAGAGGGAATTCAATCTTAATATCATCGCCACCGCTCCCAACGTTGTCTACAAGGTCAATCTGTTAAACAAAGAGCCCCGGTACGTCGACAATCCATCGCTGATGCCGCCGGTCGGCGAGATCGAATCGGTTGAAGAGCCTTATCTCAAACTGACGATCTTCACCCCATCCGACTATGTCGGTTCGGTCATGGACCTGGCGATCGACAAGCGGGCGACCTTTATCAATATGGAATATCTTGATCCCAAGCGGGTCATGCTGACCTTTGAAATGCCCCTCTCCGAAATTATCTCCGAGTTTCACGACCAGCTCAAATCGGTCACCCGCGGCTACGCTTCCATGGATTACGAATTGATCGGCTATAAAGTCTCCGACCTGGTTAAGCTGGATATCCTCCTCAACGGAGAACCGGTCGATGCCTTGTCGATCATCGTCCACCGGGAAAAAGCCTACTACAAAGGGAAGAAACTGGTCGAAAAGCTCAAAGAGGTCATTCCCCGCCACCAATTCCAGATCCCGATCCAGGCCTCGATCGGCGCCAAGGTAATTGCAAGAGAAAACATCTCCGCCATGGGAAAAAATGTCCTGGCCAAATGTTACGGCGGCGACATTACCCGCAAACGAAAGCTCCTGGAAAAGCAGAAGGAAGGAAAAAAGAGGATGAAACGGGTTGGCCGGGTCGATCTCCCCCAGGAAGCGTTTTTGGCCGTCCTCCGTATCGGCACTTAA
- a CDS encoding DUF5320 family protein, whose translation MPGRDGTGPWGRGSGTGRGRGVCVPSGKGGCFAGRGGLFGMGRNARYLFSSVNDEASELKTELEMINARLAEIEKEKK comes from the coding sequence ATGCCAGGTAGAGATGGAACAGGCCCATGGGGACGAGGATCGGGAACCGGTCGGGGTCGGGGTGTTTGCGTGCCGAGTGGCAAGGGAGGTTGTTTTGCGGGCCGGGGAGGGCTTTTTGGGATGGGAAGGAACGCCCGCTATTTGTTCAGCAGTGTCAATGATGAAGCGTCGGAGCTAAAGACAGAGCTGGAGATGATCAACGCGCGCTTAGCGGAGATTGAAAAGGAGAAAAAATAA
- the trxA gene encoding thioredoxin has product MSEPPSVSSLTFAAEVLQSAQPVLVDFWAPWCGPCKMMLPLLEKTAEKYKGKMKVVKLNTEENKEIADQHQVMSIPSMIMFAKGEEVGRIAGVMDENRLHAEIGDLLEMAG; this is encoded by the coding sequence ATGAGCGAACCTCCTTCGGTTTCCAGCCTGACTTTTGCGGCAGAAGTGTTACAGAGCGCCCAGCCGGTTTTGGTGGATTTCTGGGCCCCGTGGTGCGGTCCGTGCAAAATGATGCTCCCGCTCCTGGAAAAAACTGCCGAGAAATATAAGGGGAAAATGAAAGTCGTAAAATTGAACACCGAAGAGAATAAAGAGATCGCCGATCAACACCAAGTTATGAGCATTCCCTCCATGATCATGTTCGCTAAAGGGGAAGAAGTTGGCCGGATCGCCGGCGTCATGGACGAGAACAGGTTGCACGCGGAGATCGGAGATCTTTTGGAAATGGCAGGATAG
- a CDS encoding DUF134 domain-containing protein, translating to MTPRQRKGRLCQPFIGDTIYKPRAVPLANLEIVELGQDEIEAMRLCDREDLEQEEAARRMNISRGTVQRLLYSGRKKVIDAITRAKALQIEGGDHILPLNKGFRCRRRHQGGE from the coding sequence GTGACGCCAAGACAGAGAAAGGGGCGGCTTTGCCAGCCTTTTATCGGTGATACCATCTACAAGCCAAGAGCAGTCCCATTGGCTAATTTAGAAATTGTTGAATTGGGTCAGGATGAGATCGAAGCGATGAGATTGTGCGATAGGGAAGATTTGGAGCAGGAAGAGGCGGCCAGGAGAATGAACATTTCAAGGGGGACGGTCCAGCGGCTCCTGTATTCCGGCCGGAAAAAAGTTATCGACGCGATCACCCGAGCCAAAGCATTACAAATTGAGGGGGGAGATCATATCCTCCCTTTAAACAAAGGTTTTCGGTGTCGCCGAAGGCACCAGGGAGGTGAATAA
- a CDS encoding DNA alkylation repair protein yields MNVKELLVELKKQANPRNAAGMARFGINPKNALGISIPVLRGLAKKIGKDHQLAEQLWQSGIHEARLLAGFIDDYRQVTVKQMESWVKDFDSWDICDQVCSNLFDKTPVGYKKAVEWAVRKEEFVRRAGFVMMACLAVHDKTAPDEKFIRFFPLIKKYSTDERNFVKKAVNWALRQIGKRNKELCYLALELGEEIVKIDSPSAKWIARDAIRELKSRNF; encoded by the coding sequence ATGAACGTAAAAGAACTCCTCGTTGAACTTAAAAAACAAGCTAACCCCAGAAATGCCGCCGGGATGGCCCGCTTTGGGATAAATCCAAAAAACGCTCTTGGTATTAGTATTCCTGTCTTGCGCGGGCTGGCTAAAAAGATCGGAAAAGACCATCAGCTAGCCGAACAATTATGGCAGAGCGGTATCCACGAGGCGCGTCTTTTGGCCGGGTTTATTGACGACTACCGGCAGGTCACTGTTAAACAAATGGAAAGCTGGGTTAAAGATTTTGATTCCTGGGACATCTGCGACCAGGTTTGTTCCAATCTTTTTGATAAAACTCCGGTGGGGTATAAGAAAGCTGTTGAGTGGGCGGTTAGAAAAGAAGAATTTGTCAGGAGGGCCGGGTTCGTGATGATGGCTTGCCTGGCGGTCCACGACAAAACAGCTCCGGACGAGAAATTCATCCGATTTTTCCCGCTGATCAAAAAGTATTCGACCGATGAGCGCAACTTTGTGAAAAAAGCGGTCAACTGGGCGCTTAGGCAGATCGGGAAAAGAAATAAAGAACTGTGTTATCTGGCGCTGGAACTGGGGGAAGAGATTGTTAAAATTGATTCACCGTCAGCCAAATGGATCGCCAGGGACGCCATCCGCGAACTAAAAAGCCGTAACTTTTAG
- a CDS encoding S-layer homology domain-containing protein — translation MANNKLKYSARFALFLLTAYCLVLPVSAALDLSEIGVGARPLGMGKAYFATADDTCAIFTNPAGLGLNDRLSYTSMSGVMLNDANYLMLGISDSFLIGKFGIGYVNAGVGAIPLTRLVGSGPTLEVQRYDQTDYSSSMILFSYGTKLSRLLRNNAGSGISVGGTLKYFFQGFNGGGDAMKDANGYGMDMDLGLLWDVNKWATAGLTFQNMLPVNLGGKFVWKERSGHPEVVEGIPMVTHLAGRFNLLGPSGLQQLNEQKLDMSLEYEQNNNKNWPAVYHIGFEYWPLQMLAIRTGIDQKPKATEAGTGVDSNFTFGVGTVWEGFTFDYAYHQFGELSENTSHFFSFGYCGVEKIWEKGKRKLEERRNPIIPAPEIVPKPSLEAFSDVPEGFWARKPIQYLATLGIFPGDADKKFRPEKEMTRGEMAVLLIKAKGFTVNKDFKNKFSDVLMQSYEAPYIAMAVERKYISGFPDGTFQPKKRLTRAETAAIMARFAGLFVKPKLETKPFPDVPVNHWAAPSIGADRLAGFFEYLSGKNFLPNGFITRAEAAEIISKTPFAKQQIEELISGNKFD, via the coding sequence ATGGCAAATAATAAATTAAAATACTCAGCCCGTTTTGCCCTGTTTTTGCTTACTGCTTATTGTTTAGTCCTTCCCGTTTCTGCCGCTCTTGACTTGAGCGAGATCGGGGTCGGCGCCCGGCCGCTGGGGATGGGGAAAGCCTACTTTGCGACAGCCGATGATACCTGCGCCATTTTTACCAATCCGGCCGGACTTGGGCTTAATGATCGTTTAAGCTACACCAGTATGAGCGGAGTCATGCTTAATGATGCCAACTACCTGATGCTGGGGATCAGTGACAGCTTTTTGATCGGCAAATTTGGGATCGGCTATGTTAACGCCGGAGTAGGGGCCATTCCGCTGACCCGGCTGGTAGGATCCGGCCCAACCCTGGAAGTCCAGCGCTACGATCAAACCGATTATTCTTCCAGCATGATCCTTTTCTCCTACGGAACCAAATTAAGCCGGTTGCTGCGGAACAACGCGGGGAGTGGGATCAGCGTGGGGGGGACTTTAAAGTATTTCTTCCAGGGCTTTAACGGCGGCGGCGACGCGATGAAAGACGCCAATGGTTATGGAATGGACATGGACCTTGGGCTTTTATGGGACGTCAATAAATGGGCGACGGCCGGCCTGACTTTCCAGAACATGCTACCGGTTAATTTGGGAGGGAAATTTGTCTGGAAAGAGCGGAGCGGTCACCCGGAAGTGGTTGAGGGGATCCCGATGGTTACCCATCTGGCCGGGCGGTTCAATTTGCTTGGTCCGTCCGGACTCCAGCAGCTTAACGAACAAAAACTGGACATGTCACTGGAATATGAACAGAACAATAATAAGAATTGGCCGGCGGTCTACCATATTGGTTTCGAATACTGGCCCCTTCAGATGCTGGCGATCAGGACAGGAATTGATCAAAAACCGAAGGCAACAGAAGCGGGTACGGGGGTTGACAGCAACTTTACGTTCGGCGTCGGGACGGTTTGGGAAGGGTTTACTTTTGATTACGCCTACCACCAGTTTGGCGAACTTTCGGAGAACACTTCGCATTTCTTCTCGTTCGGTTATTGCGGAGTAGAAAAGATCTGGGAGAAGGGGAAACGAAAATTGGAAGAAAGACGCAATCCGATCATCCCCGCTCCGGAGATCGTCCCCAAGCCGTCGCTGGAAGCGTTTTCCGATGTTCCTGAAGGTTTCTGGGCCAGGAAGCCGATCCAGTACCTGGCGACCCTGGGGATATTTCCGGGCGACGCTGACAAGAAGTTCCGCCCGGAAAAAGAGATGACCCGCGGAGAGATGGCGGTCCTGTTGATCAAAGCAAAAGGGTTTACCGTTAACAAAGATTTTAAGAATAAATTTTCCGATGTTCTGATGCAGTCGTACGAAGCGCCATATATCGCCATGGCGGTGGAGCGGAAATATATCAGCGGGTTCCCTGACGGGACCTTCCAACCCAAAAAGCGGCTGACCCGGGCCGAGACCGCGGCGATCATGGCCAGGTTTGCCGGGTTATTCGTCAAACCCAAACTTGAAACCAAGCCTTTCCCGGATGTTCCGGTCAACCATTGGGCGGCGCCGTCGATCGGGGCCGACCGGCTGGCCGGGTTCTTCGAATATTTAAGCGGCAAGAACTTCCTGCCGAACGGTTTTATTACTCGCGCCGAAGCAGCGGAGATAATTTCCAAAACTCCGTTTGCCAAACAGCAGATCGAAGAGCTGATCTCCGGCAACAAATTCGATTAA
- a CDS encoding zinc ribbon domain-containing protein, which yields MSNVIEFVKNYEDTSTDRGFQFEFTCNRCGTGYRTNFESWAPGNVASALQAASSIFGGVFNRAAAIGEQVRSAAWKQAHDGAFAKAINEIKPSFIQCPRCSTWVCRKSCWNEKKGLCKQCAPDLGVEMAAAQASKSVEEVWAHAAMAEEDKKLGTEYWRRNIRATCPKCEAPLASNAKFCPSCGENLQLTACPKCEATLAPGSKFCPECGEKI from the coding sequence ATGAGCAATGTTATTGAATTCGTTAAAAATTATGAGGATACCAGCACCGACCGGGGATTCCAATTTGAATTTACCTGCAACCGCTGCGGCACCGGCTACCGGACCAACTTTGAAAGCTGGGCCCCCGGGAACGTCGCCAGCGCGCTGCAGGCGGCCAGCAGTATCTTTGGCGGTGTCTTCAACCGGGCCGCGGCGATCGGCGAACAGGTCCGCTCCGCCGCCTGGAAACAGGCGCATGACGGCGCCTTCGCCAAGGCGATCAACGAGATCAAACCAAGCTTTATCCAGTGTCCCCGTTGTTCCACCTGGGTCTGCCGCAAATCGTGCTGGAACGAGAAAAAAGGGCTCTGTAAACAATGCGCCCCCGATCTGGGGGTCGAAATGGCCGCCGCCCAGGCAAGCAAGTCGGTCGAAGAGGTCTGGGCCCATGCCGCTATGGCCGAAGAAGATAAAAAGCTGGGAACCGAATACTGGCGCAGGAACATTCGCGCCACCTGCCCCAAATGCGAAGCGCCGCTCGCTTCCAATGCCAAGTTCTGTCCAAGTTGCGGCGAAAACCTTCAATTGACCGCTTGCCCTAAATGCGAAGCAACCCTGGCGCCGGGAAGCAAATTTTGTCCGGAGTGCGGGGAAAAGATCTAA
- a CDS encoding NifB/NifX family molybdenum-iron cluster-binding protein: MKVGIVLEDEQGLKGDVCPHFGQCKYFFLVDIDKENKKIINTCIVPNAAQHGGGGCVAVDEILKHKVTHVIAGGMGMGAQQKFAGAGVEVFGFSGNVEAALDEFMNNTLGGLSACREHGAHGECH, from the coding sequence ATGAAGGTCGGAATTGTATTGGAAGATGAACAAGGCCTTAAAGGTGATGTCTGTCCCCATTTTGGACAATGCAAGTATTTTTTTCTGGTTGATATAGACAAGGAAAACAAGAAGATCATAAACACCTGCATTGTGCCCAATGCCGCGCAGCATGGCGGAGGGGGCTGTGTCGCCGTTGATGAGATACTTAAACATAAAGTGACCCATGTTATCGCCGGGGGGATGGGGATGGGAGCCCAGCAGAAATTTGCCGGCGCCGGCGTAGAGGTGTTTGGTTTCTCCGGTAATGTTGAGGCGGCGCTTGATGAATTTATGAATAACACCTTGGGCGGCTTATCGGCTTGCCGTGAGCATGGCGCGCACGGGGAGTGTCATTGA
- a CDS encoding ATP-binding protein translates to MIIAIASGKGGTGKTLVATSLALSFDGEGQLLDCDVEEPNAAIFIKPETEKTIKASVPVPVVDESKCDYCGRCSEVCEYNAIVVAKSKVLVFPAMCHSCGACTLLCPRGALTEQPREIGRIETGRKGGLRFVPGCLNVGEAMSPPLIRQVKKLLDPGQTAIIDSPPGTSCPVITAIKGSDFCLLVTEPTPFGLNDLVLAVETVRKLKIPFGVVINRSDLGDNKTEAYCAAENIPVLLRVPFQKEIARGYSTGKPLIEILPEYKNKFRRVLEEISLIVKRSANKHEG, encoded by the coding sequence GTGATCATTGCTATTGCCTCGGGTAAAGGTGGGACCGGAAAAACTCTTGTCGCAACTTCCCTGGCATTATCGTTTGATGGCGAGGGTCAATTGCTCGATTGTGACGTTGAGGAACCGAATGCCGCGATTTTTATCAAGCCGGAAACAGAGAAAACCATTAAGGCTTCCGTGCCGGTCCCGGTAGTTGACGAGAGCAAATGCGATTATTGCGGCCGTTGCTCCGAGGTTTGCGAATACAACGCTATCGTAGTCGCCAAAAGCAAAGTCCTGGTCTTTCCCGCCATGTGCCACAGCTGCGGCGCCTGTACTCTCCTTTGCCCGCGAGGGGCGTTAACCGAGCAACCTCGCGAGATCGGCCGGATTGAAACCGGTCGTAAGGGGGGGCTCCGGTTTGTTCCGGGCTGTCTTAATGTCGGAGAAGCAATGTCTCCTCCATTGATCAGGCAAGTCAAAAAGCTGCTCGATCCCGGTCAAACGGCGATCATTGACTCGCCGCCGGGGACATCGTGCCCGGTCATTACCGCTATAAAGGGGAGCGACTTTTGCCTGCTGGTGACCGAACCGACCCCCTTTGGCTTAAATGACCTGGTTTTAGCGGTTGAGACGGTCCGTAAACTAAAGATCCCTTTTGGCGTAGTTATTAACCGCTCCGATCTGGGAGACAATAAAACCGAAGCATATTGCGCGGCTGAAAATATCCCTGTGTTATTGAGGGTCCCTTTCCAAAAAGAGATCGCGAGGGGATATTCGACCGGGAAACCGCTTATTGAGATATTGCCCGAGTACAAAAATAAATTTCGGCGGGTCCTTGAAGAAATAAGTCTGATCGTTAAAAGGAGCGCGAACAAACATGAGGGCTAA